A stretch of Sphingorhabdus sp. YGSMI21 DNA encodes these proteins:
- a CDS encoding phosphatase PAP2 family protein produces MSVRLKIFQRGFELIPSFILAGIFLVFWSKVAKGHLDAIDRTLLLAFRSPRNSDILMGPDWLLQFVRNITFLGDSTFLLLVIFAVSFFLIAKKAYFNAFLLPALSLSGFWAVSLLKDFFGRPRPAIVEYLSVPNSASFPSGHAANSTIAYILTALALFKLVPGRYARFSLICGALLLAVLIGTSRIALGVHWPSDVLGGWIFGLSWCCLWLLKNSRTDAQYI; encoded by the coding sequence ATGAGCGTTCGTCTAAAGATATTTCAGCGCGGTTTCGAATTGATACCATCATTCATTCTAGCCGGAATTTTCTTGGTATTCTGGTCGAAGGTGGCGAAAGGTCATTTAGATGCAATAGATAGAACCCTTTTGCTTGCTTTTCGATCGCCGAGAAATTCGGATATACTGATGGGCCCGGACTGGCTGCTCCAATTTGTCCGCAATATCACCTTTTTGGGAGATTCAACCTTCCTGCTTCTGGTCATATTTGCCGTATCATTCTTTCTGATCGCCAAAAAAGCCTATTTCAATGCATTCTTGTTGCCCGCTTTGTCTCTCAGTGGATTTTGGGCAGTATCCTTATTAAAAGATTTTTTCGGCAGGCCGCGACCTGCGATTGTAGAATATCTTTCTGTTCCCAATTCAGCGAGTTTTCCAAGCGGCCATGCCGCGAACTCGACTATCGCCTATATCCTTACCGCACTGGCGCTATTTAAACTCGTGCCAGGCCGATATGCACGTTTTTCCCTGATTTGTGGTGCGCTATTATTGGCTGTCTTGATCGGCACGTCGAGGATTGCCTTGGGCGTCCATTGGCCAAGCGATGTGCTGGGCGGTTGGATTTTTGGGCTCAGTTGGTGCTGTTTGTGGCTATTGAAAAATAGTAGAACAGATGCGCAATACATCTAA
- a CDS encoding efflux RND transporter periplasmic adaptor subunit, which translates to MNNRKWIIIAGLAIAFAVVLGVIFNGSTGGSAENQGAANTTEENHSEEEGVVEMTEEQLRASEIGIFDVAPSSLDAEIIAQGSVAPSPQGQAILSAGAEGRVTNIKKRLGDAVRRGETVATIESREAAAISSEVTSAASRAALARSQLNREQRLFDEKITARADLETARAENQQAAAEARRASQAATASGVSGRFIAVRSPIGGRITSSPAILGSYVTAQDELFRIANPNLIQIEAAVPAEDARKISTGAAATVETPEGEISARVLAVTPAADPENRAAIVVLAPASGARLVPGEYVRVRILQQATSDQSTALIVPAEAVQSVEGRNVVFVKTKSGFRARSVTTGAKSGGRIEIVDGLKSGEQIAGKNAFLLKSELGRGEAEH; encoded by the coding sequence ATGAACAACAGAAAATGGATCATAATCGCTGGCCTGGCCATCGCGTTTGCGGTTGTGCTGGGAGTAATTTTCAATGGCTCAACCGGCGGTAGCGCGGAAAATCAGGGCGCTGCCAACACCACAGAAGAAAATCATTCCGAAGAAGAGGGCGTTGTCGAAATGACAGAAGAACAGCTGCGCGCCTCTGAAATCGGAATATTCGATGTGGCTCCAAGTTCGCTTGATGCCGAGATTATTGCGCAGGGTAGTGTTGCACCGTCTCCCCAAGGGCAGGCCATATTGAGTGCAGGCGCTGAAGGCAGGGTCACGAACATCAAAAAGAGGTTGGGAGATGCGGTTCGGCGCGGCGAGACAGTGGCTACCATAGAGAGCCGCGAAGCCGCCGCAATTAGTTCCGAGGTTACATCGGCAGCTTCTCGGGCCGCGCTTGCCCGGTCGCAGCTGAACCGTGAGCAGCGCCTCTTCGATGAGAAAATCACCGCACGGGCAGATCTTGAAACGGCGAGAGCAGAAAATCAACAGGCTGCCGCAGAAGCAAGACGGGCAAGCCAGGCGGCCACTGCGTCAGGTGTCAGCGGACGATTTATTGCTGTGCGCTCACCGATTGGCGGCCGAATAACGTCAAGCCCGGCAATTCTCGGCTCCTATGTCACCGCACAGGATGAGCTTTTCCGTATCGCCAATCCGAACCTTATTCAAATTGAGGCGGCAGTTCCTGCGGAAGATGCGCGCAAGATCAGCACTGGAGCAGCGGCCACGGTCGAAACGCCCGAGGGTGAAATCTCCGCTCGGGTATTGGCGGTTACGCCAGCTGCCGATCCGGAAAACAGAGCGGCCATTGTCGTGCTTGCCCCTGCTTCAGGCGCCAGACTCGTCCCCGGAGAATATGTGCGGGTGCGGATACTTCAGCAGGCGACAAGCGATCAGTCTACGGCATTGATTGTTCCCGCAGAGGCTGTCCAATCCGTCGAAGGACGCAACGTCGTGTTTGTAAAGACCAAATCTGGTTTCCGTGCACGGTCCGTTACGACCGGAGCGAAGAGCGGCGGTAGAATCGAGATTGTCGACGGTCTCAAGTCCGGCGAACAAATCGCCGGTAAAAACGCCTTTCTCCTGAAATCTGAACTTGGCCGCGGCGAAGCAGAACATTGA
- a CDS encoding CusA/CzcA family heavy metal efflux RND transporter: MIARLVEMSVRNRYLTVLFLAAVAALGVFNLVNLPIDAVPDITNNQVQINTVDPTLSPLDIERLVTYPVETSLAGIPGLQTTRSISRNGFSQVTAIFDDSADVYFARQQVAERLTTVRNSLPATAEPAMGPVSTGLGEVLMWTVSYEPFEKGKAAGGSGWQSDGSYLTPEGERLNDEVSKAAYLRTLQDWVIGPQLRNVKGIAGVDSIGGYAKQFVVTPSAARLSSYGIGFDDLSEALGRVNLSVGANFVERGGEAFLVRADARLKSLEEIENSIIATREGIPVRVRDVASVSNGGDLRTGAATENGEEVVVGTALMLLGENSRAVAAATGERLAEIVKTMPPNIKLEVVLDRSKLVNATISTVEKNLTEGALLVIVALFLLLGNFRAALITALVIPVSFVMMAIGMNRFGVSGNLMSLGALDFGLIVDGSVIIVENFLRRMAGRQHEEGRLLSLGERLEEVIASTREMIRPSLFGQAIILLVFVPLLTFQGVEGKTFSPMAITVMLALISAFILSLTLVPALLALLISGRVSEKEVRMVSWSKSKYEPALRKALKWPGRATLAGLAVFGLSIGMFGFLGSEFMPQLDEQDLSLQSIRIPSTSLDQSVSMQKQIEREISKFPQVRFMYSKTGTAEVASDPMPVNISDAFIILRPKDEWPDPSLSKTELVEQMEAKLANLIGQNYEFSQPIEMRFNELIAGVRGDVAVKVFGDDLEQLSATANQLATVFSGIEGSADVRVEQTEGFPTLDVQFDNSAIAAHGLTVDEVAATVSAALGGAESGLVFQGDRRFDIVVRLPGEVRNDIDAIGALPVILPENGFGKRSSVPLRSLATLKETEGLNQISRENGQRRVVVQLNVRGRDVGSFVNEAKSQIERDVALPSGVILEWGGQFESLQAAQARINLVVPVIALLIFGLLVMALGNFRMAAAVFVTVPLGIAGGIFSLAATGLPFSISVAVGFIVLAGVAVLNGLVMMTAIQGRLESGVELVEAIYSGAVERYRSILMTAIVPSLGFVPMAIATGTGAEVQKPLAIVVIGGLITATILTLFVLPAVTRLMLEREFPDLRPHIKRFTPSLDKFPILQRFRPKPE, from the coding sequence ATGATTGCACGTCTCGTCGAAATGTCCGTCCGCAATCGGTATCTTACCGTATTGTTTCTTGCTGCAGTCGCGGCACTCGGAGTCTTTAATCTGGTTAATCTGCCAATTGATGCTGTCCCTGACATCACCAATAATCAGGTCCAGATCAACACTGTCGACCCTACTCTCTCACCGCTCGATATTGAACGCTTGGTGACTTATCCGGTTGAAACATCGCTGGCGGGCATTCCGGGACTGCAGACGACCCGATCCATCTCCCGGAACGGCTTTTCGCAGGTTACGGCGATATTCGACGATAGCGCCGACGTCTACTTTGCTCGTCAACAGGTGGCCGAAAGACTGACCACTGTTCGCAATAGCCTGCCGGCCACTGCCGAACCGGCAATGGGACCGGTATCCACAGGGCTTGGCGAGGTTTTGATGTGGACGGTCAGCTACGAGCCATTTGAAAAAGGAAAAGCTGCGGGCGGTTCTGGCTGGCAATCTGATGGTTCATACCTGACTCCCGAAGGTGAACGCTTGAACGATGAAGTCTCAAAGGCGGCGTATCTACGCACGCTTCAAGACTGGGTAATCGGACCGCAATTGCGCAACGTCAAGGGCATCGCTGGTGTTGACTCGATTGGTGGTTACGCCAAACAATTTGTCGTTACCCCCTCGGCGGCTCGGCTTTCTTCCTACGGTATCGGTTTTGACGATCTTTCCGAAGCGCTTGGAAGGGTCAATCTTTCTGTTGGCGCAAACTTCGTTGAACGCGGCGGAGAGGCATTTCTGGTGCGGGCAGACGCACGACTCAAATCGCTGGAAGAAATTGAAAATTCGATCATCGCGACACGCGAAGGCATTCCTGTTCGCGTCCGTGACGTTGCATCCGTCAGCAATGGCGGCGATTTGCGAACCGGCGCGGCAACCGAGAATGGCGAAGAAGTCGTTGTCGGAACCGCATTGATGCTGCTTGGTGAAAACAGCCGTGCGGTTGCCGCTGCAACCGGTGAAAGGCTTGCAGAAATCGTCAAGACAATGCCTCCCAACATAAAATTAGAAGTCGTTCTGGACCGTTCGAAACTGGTCAATGCGACTATCAGCACGGTTGAAAAAAACCTGACCGAGGGAGCTTTGTTGGTTATCGTCGCGCTATTCCTGCTCCTTGGCAATTTCAGGGCAGCGCTGATTACCGCGCTCGTCATTCCCGTTTCCTTTGTGATGATGGCAATCGGCATGAATCGATTTGGCGTTTCGGGAAATCTCATGAGCTTGGGCGCTCTTGATTTCGGCTTGATCGTTGACGGCAGTGTTATCATCGTGGAAAATTTCCTGCGCCGGATGGCAGGCCGGCAACATGAAGAAGGGCGACTTCTATCTCTAGGCGAACGACTGGAAGAAGTGATCGCATCAACAAGAGAAATGATCAGGCCTTCGCTATTTGGCCAGGCGATAATTTTGCTGGTTTTCGTGCCATTGCTCACCTTCCAGGGTGTTGAAGGAAAGACCTTCTCGCCGATGGCCATCACCGTAATGCTTGCGCTCATATCGGCGTTTATTCTCTCACTGACCTTGGTCCCGGCATTATTGGCTCTGCTGATAAGCGGCCGTGTTTCTGAAAAAGAGGTTCGGATGGTGAGCTGGAGCAAAAGCAAATACGAACCGGCATTACGAAAAGCACTGAAATGGCCCGGACGGGCAACCTTGGCAGGCCTTGCCGTATTTGGACTGTCGATCGGTATGTTCGGCTTTCTCGGTAGCGAGTTCATGCCGCAACTCGACGAACAGGATCTGTCCCTTCAATCGATCCGAATACCGTCCACTTCGCTGGATCAATCTGTTTCAATGCAAAAACAGATCGAGCGGGAGATTTCCAAATTTCCACAGGTCCGCTTCATGTATTCAAAAACCGGAACAGCTGAAGTGGCCAGCGATCCCATGCCGGTCAATATTTCCGATGCATTTATCATTTTGCGTCCGAAAGATGAATGGCCCGACCCGTCGCTTTCAAAGACAGAGCTGGTGGAACAGATGGAAGCGAAACTAGCCAATCTCATCGGCCAGAATTACGAGTTCAGTCAGCCCATTGAAATGCGTTTCAATGAGTTGATTGCAGGTGTGCGGGGTGATGTTGCCGTCAAGGTATTTGGCGACGACCTCGAGCAGCTGTCGGCCACTGCCAATCAGCTTGCGACCGTTTTTTCGGGTATTGAAGGTTCTGCGGATGTCCGCGTCGAGCAAACCGAGGGCTTTCCGACATTGGACGTGCAATTCGATAATTCGGCAATTGCAGCCCATGGTCTCACCGTTGATGAAGTGGCCGCAACCGTCAGCGCCGCATTGGGCGGCGCCGAAAGCGGGCTGGTATTTCAGGGCGACCGCAGGTTTGATATTGTTGTGAGGCTACCTGGCGAAGTGCGTAACGATATCGACGCTATCGGAGCGCTACCAGTTATTTTGCCGGAAAATGGTTTCGGGAAAAGGTCGTCGGTTCCACTCCGATCCTTGGCTACCCTGAAAGAAACCGAAGGCCTCAATCAGATCAGCCGGGAAAACGGACAGCGGCGCGTTGTTGTGCAGCTCAATGTTCGAGGCCGCGATGTTGGCTCCTTTGTGAACGAAGCGAAGTCCCAAATTGAGCGCGATGTCGCTCTACCATCAGGAGTCATCCTCGAATGGGGCGGGCAATTTGAAAGCCTGCAGGCCGCTCAGGCAAGAATCAATCTTGTTGTTCCTGTCATAGCGCTGTTGATCTTTGGTCTGCTGGTCATGGCTCTCGGTAACTTCCGTATGGCTGCCGCAGTATTTGTCACAGTCCCTCTGGGAATTGCAGGCGGGATATTCTCGCTAGCAGCAACGGGTCTGCCATTCTCTATCTCGGTTGCTGTGGGCTTTATTGTTCTGGCCGGCGTGGCGGTGCTCAATGGACTTGTGATGATGACCGCCATTCAGGGGCGTCTTGAATCTGGCGTGGAATTGGTTGAGGCCATCTACTCTGGCGCAGTCGAACGCTACAGGTCCATTCTGATGACAGCCATCGTGCCGTCATTGGGCTTCGTTCCGATGGCAATCGCGACTGGCACAGGCGCTGAGGTGCAAAAGCCGTTGGCGATCGTGGTTATCGGCGGTTTGATCACCGCAACGATTTTGACGCTTTTCGTGTTGCCCGCCGTGACACGGTTGATGCTTGAGCGCGAATTTCCCGATTTGAGGCCGCATATCAAGCGATTCACGCCCTCTTTGGACAAATTTCCAATCCTGCAACGTTTCCGTCCAAAGCCAGAATGA
- a CDS encoding metal/formaldehyde-sensitive transcriptional repressor yields MSHTSDDKKLLARVSRLKGQLEAIERALENKAPCGEILNLVASVRGAVNGLTVELIEDHVREHVSNPETDTDEERAQGATDLIQVIRTYLK; encoded by the coding sequence ATGTCACATACATCGGATGATAAAAAGCTTCTGGCGCGCGTCAGCCGCCTTAAAGGGCAACTAGAAGCCATTGAGCGGGCTTTGGAAAACAAGGCTCCTTGCGGTGAGATACTCAATCTTGTCGCCTCGGTTCGAGGAGCCGTAAATGGGCTTACCGTGGAATTGATTGAGGATCATGTCCGCGAACATGTCTCCAATCCTGAAACGGACACTGACGAGGAACGCGCGCAGGGCGCGACTGATCTGATTCAGGTTATCAGGACATATTTGAAATGA
- a CDS encoding TolC family protein, with protein MLKKMARLRLCAAMIFAASPATAALAEDQSVSLNEALVRAGAESPAVQISQAEIDIARGNQKQASLGPNPEVSVEVENVAGSGVFKGLRSTEYTVSVGQRLELGGKRGARTRAARAQTSLAEVEAAISQAELASSVRLAYTEAVAAQSRLDFATRVVGRNRELSRIARILVETGRDPPLRALRADAALGEAEAALEAARAEEYSARLLLASLWGSQTPPQEVEPVWLSGGDVEFEADLSQSLQIKAAEANRDAASAIVTRERANAVPDLTLSGGARRFEESGDTAFIVGASIAIPFGNRNQGSIQAAEASVRGAEARRALRLVAINREYNIASNQLEATQSRVETLESQTLPQAEEASRLAQLGYQYGKFTLLDVLDAAAARDTAELGLLEAKVARAEAVITLLRLAAR; from the coding sequence ATGTTGAAGAAAATGGCGCGCCTGCGCCTCTGTGCGGCAATGATATTTGCCGCGAGCCCTGCCACTGCCGCTCTGGCCGAGGATCAGAGTGTTAGTTTAAACGAGGCCTTAGTGCGCGCTGGAGCTGAATCGCCTGCCGTGCAAATTTCCCAAGCAGAGATTGATATCGCGCGCGGAAACCAAAAACAAGCGAGCCTCGGACCAAATCCCGAGGTCTCGGTAGAGGTTGAAAACGTCGCCGGGAGCGGCGTTTTCAAAGGCCTGCGTTCAACCGAATATACAGTTTCTGTTGGGCAAAGATTGGAGCTCGGCGGTAAACGCGGAGCCAGAACACGTGCGGCGCGAGCGCAGACAAGCCTGGCAGAGGTAGAAGCTGCTATCTCTCAGGCCGAATTGGCCAGCTCCGTGCGTTTGGCATATACAGAAGCAGTTGCTGCTCAGAGCCGCCTTGACTTTGCAACGCGCGTCGTCGGTCGCAACCGGGAGCTGTCAAGAATTGCTAGAATCCTCGTTGAAACTGGCCGTGACCCGCCGCTTAGAGCATTGCGCGCTGACGCTGCGCTTGGCGAAGCGGAAGCAGCACTGGAAGCCGCAAGGGCAGAGGAATATTCCGCCAGATTGCTACTTGCATCGCTTTGGGGCTCGCAAACACCACCTCAGGAAGTTGAGCCGGTCTGGCTCAGCGGCGGTGACGTAGAATTTGAGGCCGACCTGTCCCAATCCCTACAGATCAAAGCCGCAGAAGCGAACCGGGACGCTGCCAGTGCCATTGTCACGCGCGAACGCGCAAATGCTGTTCCGGATCTAACGTTAAGCGGCGGCGCCAGACGTTTTGAAGAAAGCGGGGATACTGCGTTCATCGTGGGTGCTTCGATTGCCATACCGTTTGGAAATCGCAACCAGGGCAGCATTCAAGCGGCAGAAGCGAGCGTTCGCGGAGCTGAGGCGCGTCGCGCTTTGCGGTTGGTAGCGATCAACCGGGAATATAATATTGCCAGCAATCAACTGGAAGCAACGCAAAGCCGGGTGGAAACTCTGGAAAGCCAGACACTGCCCCAAGCTGAAGAAGCATCAAGGCTGGCCCAACTGGGATATCAATACGGAAAATTTACCCTGTTGGATGTCCTGGACGCTGCAGCAGCAAGAGACACGGCTGAACTCGGCCTGTTGGAAGCCAAGGTAGCGAGAGCGGAGGCGGTGATTACACTGCTGAGATTGGCGGCCAGATAG
- a CDS encoding DUF190 domain-containing protein — protein sequence MQKPQQISLMRIYTDEAAMHGDETVVTTIIDRARSYGLRGGTVLKGILGFSSSSIVHEHHAFGIGDNPPVVIEIIDARARLEDFYTQLDDLRGIGLVSLEKVDVLTRAAEQK from the coding sequence ATGCAAAAGCCACAACAAATATCACTCATGCGGATTTATACCGATGAAGCCGCAATGCATGGGGACGAGACAGTTGTTACCACCATTATTGATCGGGCCAGATCTTATGGCCTTCGCGGAGGCACCGTCCTGAAAGGAATATTGGGGTTCTCCTCGTCTTCCATTGTTCATGAACATCACGCGTTCGGAATTGGCGATAATCCACCGGTGGTGATCGAAATAATCGATGCCCGGGCACGACTGGAAGATTTCTACACTCAGCTAGACGATCTGCGGGGGATCGGGCTAGTCAGCCTCGAAAAGGTTGATGTTCTCACGCGAGCGGCAGAACAGAAATGA
- a CDS encoding heavy metal translocating P-type ATPase, protein MTDEHSKHSENSDHSHGGLIDRLLGGRAEMVFAGLCGATLLAGWLGPKINLLPANIGFWFLVAAYFFGGYFTILEAFEKIRNRKFEIDFLMIVAAGGAAWLGAWAEGAFLLFLFSIGHALENYAMARARNAISALSDLAPEEAVVRRDGEELRLPVAELVIGDIVIIRSNERLPADGFVVKGASSVNQAPITGESVPVDKRPVDNAAAAAKAADKVKSEHRVFAGSINGSGSLEVQVTRLASETTLARVVEMVNDAETRQSPTQSFTNKFERIFVPVVILLAIATGFSWLVIDEPVSDSIYRAMAVLVAASPCALAIATPSAVLSGIARAARGGVLIKGGAPLEMLGKLDSIAFDKTGTLTIGEPELVETVPFGEIGADELIAISAAVEVHSDHPLAQAIVRAAEKRLGSSDLIATNFQSITGKGVTAKINGEKVLIGKAGLFLDDDQDSLPEDVAQKVTEMSSRGRTTMIVRRGGKFIGVLGLMDTPRAAASEVINKLRSIGISRMMMISGDNQKVADAIALEVGLDEAFGDLMPDDKVEKIAQLSDQGGVAMVGDGVNDAPAMANATVGIAMGAAGSDVALETADIALMADDLATLPFAVGLSRSTSSIIRQNLWISLGVVAVLIPATLFGLGIGPAVVMHEGSTLVVVINALRLLGYKES, encoded by the coding sequence ATGACCGATGAGCACAGCAAGCATTCGGAAAATTCGGATCACTCGCACGGAGGGCTAATCGACAGGCTGCTTGGTGGCCGTGCAGAAATGGTATTTGCAGGCCTTTGCGGTGCAACCCTTCTTGCCGGATGGCTGGGACCAAAAATCAATCTTCTGCCGGCGAATATTGGGTTCTGGTTTTTGGTAGCGGCCTATTTTTTCGGCGGCTATTTTACGATATTGGAAGCCTTCGAAAAAATCAGAAATCGAAAATTTGAAATAGATTTTCTCATGATCGTTGCCGCCGGCGGGGCGGCGTGGCTCGGGGCATGGGCAGAGGGAGCATTTCTATTATTCCTGTTCAGCATCGGCCATGCACTTGAAAATTATGCAATGGCCCGCGCGCGCAATGCCATATCCGCACTGTCTGACCTTGCTCCCGAGGAGGCGGTGGTCCGCAGGGATGGAGAGGAATTGCGATTGCCCGTGGCCGAGTTGGTAATCGGCGATATTGTAATCATCCGCTCCAACGAGCGACTTCCAGCAGACGGTTTTGTTGTCAAAGGGGCGAGCAGCGTCAACCAGGCTCCCATAACCGGTGAGAGCGTCCCGGTCGACAAGCGTCCGGTCGACAATGCTGCAGCGGCGGCCAAAGCAGCCGATAAAGTCAAATCCGAACATAGGGTTTTCGCCGGATCCATAAACGGAAGCGGTAGCCTCGAAGTGCAAGTCACCCGATTGGCGTCGGAAACCACATTGGCCCGGGTTGTCGAAATGGTGAACGATGCGGAGACGCGTCAATCGCCAACGCAGAGCTTCACCAATAAGTTTGAGCGGATTTTTGTGCCGGTTGTCATTCTGCTTGCAATCGCAACTGGATTTTCTTGGTTGGTGATAGACGAGCCAGTCTCCGATAGCATTTACAGGGCGATGGCAGTCCTCGTTGCCGCCAGCCCCTGTGCGCTGGCTATTGCAACACCCAGCGCTGTTTTAAGCGGGATTGCCCGTGCAGCGCGGGGCGGCGTTCTCATAAAGGGCGGCGCGCCTCTCGAGATGCTGGGTAAGCTTGATTCGATCGCTTTTGACAAAACCGGGACCCTTACGATTGGCGAACCGGAGTTAGTCGAAACGGTGCCTTTCGGAGAAATTGGAGCAGACGAACTCATCGCTATTTCTGCCGCTGTCGAAGTGCATAGTGATCACCCTCTGGCGCAAGCTATTGTGCGTGCTGCAGAAAAACGCCTCGGATCATCGGATCTGATCGCTACAAATTTTCAGAGCATAACGGGCAAAGGCGTTACTGCCAAAATCAATGGCGAAAAGGTCTTGATAGGAAAAGCGGGGCTGTTTCTCGACGATGATCAGGATTCGCTTCCTGAAGATGTCGCCCAAAAAGTCACCGAAATGTCTTCACGCGGTCGCACCACCATGATTGTCAGGCGTGGCGGCAAATTTATTGGCGTTCTCGGCCTCATGGATACGCCCCGCGCTGCAGCGTCCGAAGTGATAAACAAGCTCCGGTCTATTGGAATCTCACGGATGATGATGATTTCTGGCGACAATCAGAAAGTCGCCGACGCGATCGCCCTGGAAGTAGGTCTTGACGAAGCCTTTGGTGACCTAATGCCGGATGACAAGGTCGAGAAAATTGCTCAACTGAGCGATCAGGGCGGAGTGGCGATGGTTGGTGATGGTGTGAACGATGCCCCCGCGATGGCAAATGCGACTGTTGGAATAGCCATGGGAGCCGCCGGTTCCGATGTCGCGCTTGAAACGGCAGATATCGCGTTAATGGCAGATGATCTGGCAACATTGCCTTTTGCCGTTGGTCTCAGCAGATCGACAAGTAGCATTATCCGTCAAAATCTTTGGATCAGTCTCGGCGTGGTGGCCGTATTGATCCCGGCAACACTCTTCGGCCTGGGGATCGGCCCCGCTGTCGTGATGCATGAAGGATCGACGCTTGTCGTGGTCATAAATGCCTTGCGGCTGCTGGGATATAAGGAAAGTTAA
- a CDS encoding manganese efflux pump MntP family protein, whose product MENLFLIVALAVGLAMDAFAVAVAQGAAGHNSMFHATRTGMAFGVAQGIMPFLGWALGIAFVSEISAYDHWIALILLSGLGLKMLWEALGRNERDAVSSLSGWALGTAAIATSIDAFAAGIMLPALGLPVLLACVIIGTVTALLSSLGVMIGGMASSRIGRHAEVAGGVILIGLGIKIFVEH is encoded by the coding sequence ATGGAAAACCTGTTTCTCATTGTAGCTCTTGCTGTGGGCTTGGCGATGGACGCCTTTGCGGTGGCGGTTGCTCAAGGGGCTGCAGGACATAATTCCATGTTTCACGCCACTCGAACGGGAATGGCATTTGGCGTAGCGCAGGGCATCATGCCATTTCTGGGATGGGCCCTTGGAATAGCTTTTGTTTCGGAGATCAGCGCTTATGATCACTGGATTGCTCTCATTCTGCTCAGCGGTTTAGGGTTAAAAATGCTTTGGGAAGCGCTGGGCAGGAACGAAAGAGATGCGGTGTCCAGTCTCTCAGGCTGGGCGCTGGGAACGGCTGCGATAGCAACGAGCATAGACGCCTTTGCTGCCGGCATCATGCTGCCTGCTCTTGGCCTTCCGGTTTTACTGGCCTGTGTTATTATTGGGACAGTTACAGCTTTGCTTTCCAGCTTGGGCGTGATGATCGGCGGAATGGCAAGCTCGCGCATCGGGAGACATGCCGAAGTCGCAGGAGGCGTCATTCTCATTGGCCTGGGAATCAAAATCTTCGTCGAACACTAG
- the dmeF gene encoding CDF family Co(II)/Ni(II) efflux transporter DmeF, whose protein sequence is MIASESATQTGHEHDHVFLGQNHERNERRTWFVIALTSVMMVVEIAAGTVYGSMALVADGWHMSTHAAAMLIAAIAYLFARRNAKNPRFTFGTGKVGDLAAFASAIVLALVALLIGWESVVRLANPIPISFPQAIFVAVIGLIVNLVSAWLLRDDHDHHHGDSHHHDHSHDHDHHAEHHGRDQNLRAAYLHVLADALTSVLAIIALIAGSIYGWIWLDPLMGIVGSLVIARWSWGLMRDTGSTMLDYRKAGDPVSAKIRSIIEEAGDKISDLHVWQLGPGHHAAIVAVITESDTAPAVYRERLAETVGLSHITVEVNPA, encoded by the coding sequence ATGATCGCCTCCGAAAGTGCAACGCAAACCGGTCACGAACATGATCACGTATTTCTAGGCCAAAATCACGAGCGCAACGAGCGCCGAACCTGGTTCGTTATTGCCCTGACCAGCGTGATGATGGTTGTCGAGATTGCAGCAGGAACCGTCTACGGTTCGATGGCGCTGGTCGCCGACGGCTGGCATATGTCCACGCATGCCGCTGCGATGCTGATAGCTGCGATCGCCTATCTTTTTGCGCGCCGCAATGCCAAGAACCCCCGCTTCACGTTTGGCACCGGGAAGGTGGGAGATCTTGCCGCATTTGCCAGTGCGATCGTTCTGGCGTTGGTTGCACTACTGATAGGATGGGAAAGTGTCGTCAGACTGGCCAATCCGATCCCGATCAGCTTCCCCCAGGCAATCTTCGTAGCCGTCATTGGCCTAATTGTGAATCTGGTCAGTGCTTGGTTGCTTCGCGACGATCATGATCATCATCACGGGGACAGCCATCATCACGATCATAGCCACGATCACGACCATCATGCTGAACACCATGGCCGGGACCAAAATCTGCGCGCTGCTTATCTCCATGTGCTGGCTGATGCTCTAACATCGGTATTGGCAATAATTGCGCTGATAGCCGGCAGCATCTACGGATGGATATGGCTTGACCCGCTCATGGGTATCGTCGGTTCGCTTGTCATTGCGCGCTGGTCATGGGGTTTGATGCGCGATACCGGCTCAACGATGCTGGATTACAGAAAAGCGGGCGACCCAGTCTCAGCAAAAATCCGCTCGATCATCGAGGAAGCTGGAGACAAAATCTCCGACCTGCATGTCTGGCAACTGGGTCCAGGACACCATGCCGCTATTGTAGCAGTCATTACGGAAAGTGATACAGCCCCCGCTGTTTATCGCGAGAGACTGGCCGAAACCGTGGGGCTTTCTCATATCACCGTGGAAGTGAATCCAGCTTAG